From a region of the Listeria monocytogenes ATCC 19117 genome:
- a CDS encoding nucleotide pyrophosphohydrolase, with product MKQLQAEITAFLKERDWLDQYNYPKDLAISLSLEAAELLECFQWKTDEIALKENREELLKEVADVLIYALQIAESMGADGEELVRMKLAENRRRTWPKK from the coding sequence GTGAAACAACTACAAGCTGAAATTACTGCTTTTCTAAAAGAGCGTGATTGGCTAGATCAATACAATTATCCAAAAGATTTGGCAATTTCATTGTCACTTGAAGCAGCAGAATTACTTGAATGCTTTCAGTGGAAAACAGATGAAATAGCGTTAAAAGAAAATCGTGAAGAACTTTTAAAAGAAGTAGCTGATGTGCTTATCTATGCTCTTCAAATTGCAGAGAGTATGGGGGCGGACGGCGAGGAACTTGTTCGAATGAAATTAGCAGAGAATCGTAGGAGAACTTGGCCAAAGAAATAA
- a CDS encoding nucleoside triphosphate pyrophosphohydrolase family protein: MDFKEYQILANRTAATHEQALTNYGLGITGEAGEVADLIKKYAFHGHDLDKESLTKELGDVLWYVSQIAKWADISMETVAELNIEKLKRRYPQGFSTERSKLHID; the protein is encoded by the coding sequence ATGGATTTTAAAGAGTATCAAATTTTAGCGAATAGAACTGCTGCAACACACGAACAGGCACTAACAAATTACGGACTTGGTATTACTGGAGAGGCCGGTGAAGTTGCCGATTTGATTAAGAAATATGCTTTTCATGGACATGATTTAGATAAGGAATCTCTAACAAAAGAGCTAGGGGATGTACTTTGGTACGTATCACAAATTGCTAAATGGGCAGATATAAGCATGGAAACAGTAGCAGAATTAAATATCGAGAAATTAAAGCGTCGTTATCCTCAAGGTTTTTCAACAGAGCGAAGTAAGCTACATATCGATTAA
- a CDS encoding GntR family transcriptional regulator yields MEKSGFVADPIYGEIKNEIMANTLENGEKVDIEDIMKRFQVSKRVAFSALHCLHKSGIVCKNIGESGFSVAVNSEAEHREKSRLKLAFFHLNYAVQKLQEQDAEVCATCLRKELVYIKLAAKEQDTDVFINHVKNFYACMIHYTEMPAMEKNIDILSQTLRNMKEKNEKLFFEAFTIDVSQALEDLVTHLEAKEFEKCHSVIQHFYDKNISILFSESKNPE; encoded by the coding sequence ATGGAAAAAAGTGGATTTGTTGCAGATCCGATTTATGGAGAAATCAAGAATGAGATAATGGCCAATACGTTGGAAAATGGCGAGAAAGTGGACATAGAAGACATCATGAAACGATTTCAAGTCAGCAAACGAGTAGCTTTTAGTGCGCTCCATTGTTTACATAAGAGTGGTATTGTGTGCAAAAACATTGGGGAAAGCGGTTTTTCAGTCGCCGTGAATAGTGAAGCTGAGCATCGCGAAAAATCACGATTAAAGTTAGCTTTTTTTCATCTAAATTATGCTGTACAAAAACTACAAGAACAAGACGCAGAAGTATGCGCAACATGCCTTCGTAAGGAGTTAGTTTATATAAAACTAGCTGCTAAGGAGCAAGACACAGATGTATTTATAAATCACGTGAAAAACTTTTATGCTTGCATGATTCACTATACAGAAATGCCGGCGATGGAGAAAAATATCGATATACTGAGTCAAACGCTGCGAAATATGAAAGAAAAGAATGAAAAGCTATTTTTCGAAGCTTTTACGATAGATGTTTCGCAGGCCCTGGAAGACTTGGTAACGCATCTAGAAGCGAAAGAATTTGAAAAATGCCACTCAGTCATTCAACACTTTTATGATAAGAATATCTCTATCTTGTTTTCAGAATCAAAAAACCCCGAATGA
- a CDS encoding PTS transporter subunit IIC — MKEYFIDRSYKASMGIANAVLVTLGIGLLLQTIGQMTGISFLVTVGAIGKTMLIPGIGVGIAMCLHANTLVTISAAASAVIGGGAVATLAGGGVAITSGEPVGAILAVIVAVWTGKRVTGKTKFDMILIPGVSLLAGGLSGILFAKIMAPILASVSLGISSLIGGSPLISSMVIAFVFGLLILSPASSAALAIALQLDPTASAAALIGCSVQFVSFAVLSYRDNNWGAFFAQLICTPKLQTPNIIRKPSLMIVPLLTTLIAGPLGVMVFHIQAASEVAGLGLCAFVAPLYLIANYGFSTLAAFILVAVVLPGVIALIVRPFLIKKERLKTGDLTIELQ; from the coding sequence ATGAAAGAATATTTTATAGATCGTTCCTATAAGGCTTCTATGGGGATTGCGAATGCGGTTCTTGTAACGCTTGGAATTGGACTTCTTTTACAGACAATTGGGCAGATGACAGGGATTTCATTTCTTGTAACGGTTGGAGCAATTGGTAAAACGATGTTAATTCCGGGAATTGGTGTTGGTATTGCGATGTGCTTGCACGCGAATACGCTTGTGACGATAAGTGCGGCTGCATCTGCTGTTATTGGTGGCGGGGCAGTGGCGACGTTAGCTGGTGGCGGAGTTGCTATTACTAGCGGAGAACCAGTCGGAGCTATTTTGGCTGTTATTGTGGCAGTTTGGACTGGGAAGCGAGTCACTGGAAAGACGAAATTTGATATGATTTTGATTCCCGGTGTTTCACTTTTAGCTGGCGGACTAAGCGGTATTTTATTTGCAAAGATTATGGCGCCGATTTTAGCTTCTGTAAGTCTTGGAATTAGTTCATTAATTGGTGGTTCGCCGCTGATTTCATCGATGGTTATTGCTTTTGTGTTTGGATTACTGATACTTAGCCCAGCTTCTTCTGCTGCGCTCGCGATTGCGCTTCAACTTGATCCAACAGCAAGTGCTGCGGCGTTGATTGGTTGCTCGGTTCAATTCGTGTCATTCGCGGTGTTAAGTTATCGGGATAATAACTGGGGTGCATTTTTTGCCCAACTTATCTGTACACCTAAATTACAAACACCTAACATCATTAGAAAACCCAGCCTTATGATAGTACCACTACTAACAACACTGATTGCTGGACCTCTTGGCGTGATGGTGTTCCATATCCAAGCTGCGAGTGAAGTCGCTGGTCTCGGGTTATGTGCTTTTGTTGCACCTCTTTATTTAATAGCAAATTACGGATTCAGCACACTTGCTGCTTTTATTTTGGTAGCAGTTGTCTTGCCAGGTGTTATTGCACTTATTGTCAGACCGTTTCTTATTAAAAAGGAACGCCTCAAAACAGGTGATTTAACGATTGAGTTGCAGTAG
- a CDS encoding GNAT family N-acetyltransferase, translating to MQIRLSKREDAASMIELEHLVWTPGTTPGSIHFDSEAEFLLKSPPGSKIVVVADDKVVGILGYKSPIPLATNKHVAEIDIAVHPDYQRAGIGQLLMDKMKEVAREKGFIKIALRVLSINQKAIRFYEKNGFKLEGRLEKEFIIQGEFVDDILMAYFL from the coding sequence ATGCAAATTAGACTATCTAAACGAGAAGATGCCGCTTCAATGATTGAATTAGAACATTTAGTTTGGACGCCAGGAACAACACCTGGAAGTATCCATTTTGATAGTGAAGCCGAATTTTTACTTAAAAGCCCACCCGGTTCCAAAATTGTTGTCGTGGCGGATGATAAAGTAGTCGGGATTCTTGGTTATAAGTCTCCTATCCCACTCGCAACCAATAAACACGTCGCAGAAATTGATATCGCTGTACATCCAGACTACCAACGCGCGGGCATTGGTCAACTTTTAATGGACAAAATGAAGGAAGTGGCACGCGAAAAAGGTTTCATTAAAATTGCCTTGCGTGTTCTATCCATCAATCAAAAAGCCATTCGTTTCTATGAAAAAAATGGTTTTAAACTGGAAGGACGCCTAGAAAAAGAATTCATTATTCAAGGCGAATTTGTGGATGATATTTTAATGGCTTATTTCCTCTGA
- a CDS encoding GntR family transcriptional regulator, translating to MVRKLNKMYDASPLYAQIADDLRDKIQSEVWQTGDKIPPELDLCELYNVSRITVRKAIDELVRENLLYRERAKGTFVRDWEEAEDEHFTLVRSFTNEMKELGKKAATLHAEVEVINADKKIALQLGLSVGDKVLQIKRLRGTKDLAFALFISFIPYNQDYSLKAEDYYGSFYEYLKGFGIVVNQEKEYIEAMLPNREVQEALAIDKQEPILKRVRMTKQKESDFREYSECFYIGKHYRYYIDFE from the coding sequence ATGGTGAGAAAGTTAAATAAAATGTACGATGCATCTCCGCTCTATGCGCAAATAGCTGATGATTTACGAGATAAAATCCAATCGGAAGTTTGGCAAACTGGAGATAAAATTCCACCAGAGCTTGATTTATGTGAGTTATACAATGTCAGTAGAATTACCGTTCGAAAAGCAATTGATGAACTCGTTCGTGAGAATTTACTTTATAGAGAGCGCGCGAAAGGTACTTTTGTACGTGACTGGGAAGAAGCAGAGGATGAGCATTTTACGTTAGTGCGCAGTTTTACGAATGAGATGAAAGAACTTGGTAAAAAGGCGGCTACGCTACATGCAGAAGTAGAAGTAATCAATGCCGATAAAAAAATAGCGTTACAGCTAGGGCTTTCTGTCGGGGACAAGGTGCTACAAATTAAGCGGTTACGCGGTACGAAAGACTTGGCATTTGCTTTATTTATCAGTTTTATTCCTTATAATCAAGATTACTCACTTAAAGCAGAAGATTATTACGGTTCTTTTTATGAATATTTGAAAGGCTTCGGTATTGTCGTGAATCAAGAAAAGGAATATATTGAAGCGATGTTGCCTAATCGTGAAGTACAGGAAGCGCTCGCAATCGACAAACAAGAACCAATTTTGAAAAGGGTGCGGATGACGAAACAAAAAGAAAGTGATTTTAGAGAATACAGCGAATGTTTTTATATAGGAAAGCATTATCGCTATTATATTGATTTTGAATAA
- a CDS encoding flavodoxin → MRILLAYDSLSGNTKMVADEIEEILQSEGHEVVSFRVSPLAEYPLDEDFDLYVLGAWTVDYGRTPPDMKDFIAELAVKPENVAIFGTGETQWGMEFYCGAVDRMAKYFGTSYPTLKIEQMPHTEQDVADIDNWVKKILALRSGIK, encoded by the coding sequence ATGAGAATTTTGTTAGCCTATGATTCTCTAAGTGGTAATACGAAAATGGTGGCTGATGAAATTGAAGAGATTTTACAAAGCGAAGGACATGAGGTTGTGTCCTTTCGCGTATCTCCTCTAGCCGAGTATCCGCTTGATGAGGATTTTGACTTGTACGTGTTGGGGGCATGGACAGTCGACTACGGAAGAACACCGCCGGATATGAAAGATTTTATCGCGGAACTAGCCGTTAAGCCCGAGAATGTAGCCATTTTTGGTACTGGGGAAACACAATGGGGTATGGAGTTTTATTGCGGAGCTGTTGACCGAATGGCAAAATACTTCGGCACAAGCTACCCGACTTTAAAAATAGAACAAATGCCACACACAGAACAAGATGTGGCTGATATAGACAATTGGGTCAAGAAAATTTTAGCGTTAAGGAGTGGAATCAAATGA
- a CDS encoding thioredoxin family protein, with protein MTSIEIKSPEEFQAHINGEELVYVDYWKDNCPNCKMLDLSFAEFKNSEIASKVKVLKVKLEEMGENFFFDRDVQQTPTLVLYKGGEEIHRLNGFIPPNKIEEAVSLNA; from the coding sequence ATGACAAGTATTGAAATTAAATCACCTGAAGAGTTCCAAGCTCATATAAATGGAGAAGAATTAGTATATGTAGACTATTGGAAAGATAATTGTCCTAATTGTAAAATGCTTGATCTTTCTTTTGCTGAATTCAAAAACTCTGAAATCGCAAGCAAAGTGAAAGTATTAAAAGTAAAATTAGAAGAAATGGGCGAAAATTTCTTTTTTGACCGTGATGTACAACAAACGCCAACACTTGTACTTTACAAAGGCGGCGAAGAGATCCACCGTTTAAATGGATTTATTCCACCAAACAAAATTGAAGAAGCAGTTTCATTAAACGCGTAA
- a CDS encoding YeiH family protein, translating to MSQILFKTKTFWYGIALTFCIATLSYFLAKLPFLMILGQLVTAILIGIIIRALFPVPEKWFTGIQFSNKVILRAGIILLGFRLNLVDIYHAGWRVFLIAALCLSFGITIVYFLAKLFGVDKKLAILVACGTGICGAAAVVAISPQVKADNNQTAVAATIIALLGTIFTVIYTLIYPILPLGPDGYGIFAGATLHEIAHVIAAADPGGSSAVDMAVIVKLTRVALLVPVCFVVAKMVNAGTKNRFSWAELPVPWFIFGFLATSAINSFGIIPTSVTDFLVICAYFLIAMSMGGLGLNVHLPSFGKMGGKPFAAALIGSVFLSAFGLALVLLFHLAG from the coding sequence ATGAGTCAAATTTTATTTAAAACGAAGACTTTTTGGTATGGTATTGCGCTTACTTTCTGTATTGCTACCTTATCTTATTTTTTAGCGAAGTTACCTTTTTTAATGATTCTCGGACAACTTGTAACTGCTATTTTAATTGGTATTATCATTCGTGCACTTTTCCCAGTTCCTGAAAAATGGTTTACTGGTATTCAGTTTTCCAACAAGGTAATTCTTCGTGCTGGGATTATTTTACTTGGTTTTCGCTTGAACTTAGTTGATATTTATCATGCTGGCTGGCGCGTGTTTCTCATTGCTGCCTTATGCCTTAGCTTTGGTATTACTATTGTTTATTTCTTAGCCAAACTTTTTGGAGTGGATAAAAAACTAGCTATTTTGGTCGCTTGTGGTACAGGGATTTGTGGTGCTGCTGCAGTAGTTGCGATTTCTCCACAAGTAAAAGCTGATAACAACCAAACGGCTGTGGCTGCTACGATTATTGCACTACTTGGAACTATTTTCACTGTTATCTATACGTTGATTTATCCAATTCTGCCACTTGGACCAGACGGTTATGGGATTTTTGCAGGGGCTACACTTCATGAAATTGCCCACGTTATTGCAGCTGCAGATCCAGGCGGCTCATCAGCTGTTGATATGGCGGTTATTGTTAAATTAACACGTGTAGCCTTACTTGTTCCAGTCTGCTTTGTTGTTGCAAAAATGGTTAATGCTGGAACTAAAAACCGTTTTTCATGGGCTGAACTTCCTGTACCTTGGTTTATTTTCGGCTTTTTAGCAACTAGTGCAATTAACAGCTTTGGAATTATTCCAACATCTGTAACTGATTTTCTTGTCATCTGCGCATATTTCCTCATTGCTATGTCAATGGGCGGACTCGGTTTAAATGTCCACTTGCCATCGTTCGGAAAAATGGGTGGAAAACCTTTTGCTGCGGCGTTAATCGGTTCTGTTTTCCTTTCCGCATTTGGTCTAGCTTTAGTACTTTTGTTTCATTTAGCAGGTTAA
- a CDS encoding class I mannose-6-phosphate isomerase, which yields MTTYDLAPEVKIHQFDGAWAGYKDIATELRTAIQKKKQDQTIVAIECYPGTRNEEIAAELLPLLPVEKVVFADDWALNNEEVTATIQSHLTDDRVFGIMSHYEVSDFYPAEKLAEIQAEIAATKGLVVVYGTGATVIAPTPDILIYADLARWEIQCRYRGENKPNWKADNAGEDALRKFKRGYFFEWRMADRQKKKLYQQVDFLLDTNKKNEPKMVRGEDYRNGLNQVSKAPFRVVPYFDASVWGGQWMKNNFGLDPAADNYGWAFDGVPEENSLYMRFGDIRIEVPSTNVVNHFPNELLGPKVHSRFGTEFPIRFDYLDTVGGGNLSLQVHPLVEYAQDKFGIHYTQDESYYILEADNDSTVYLGTKEGTTKEAIMTDLEKAAEGNYRFPDEKYINVFPVKKHDHILIPAGTIHCGGPSTVVLEISATPYIFTFKLWDWERTGLDGMPRPVHLEHGRENLQLDRDTKWVKDNLINQFETLHEDNDSKVERTGLHELEFIETHRHWFKETVTVHTNDSVNMLNLVEGESAVVESIDDSFAPFEVHYGETFIVPAIVGTYQIRNTSDNEEVAVIQAFVRNL from the coding sequence TTGACCACGTACGATTTAGCACCCGAAGTGAAAATCCACCAATTTGATGGTGCTTGGGCGGGTTACAAAGATATTGCTACAGAACTAAGAACGGCTATTCAAAAAAAGAAGCAAGACCAAACTATCGTTGCGATTGAATGTTACCCCGGAACACGAAATGAAGAAATCGCTGCCGAACTACTTCCATTATTACCAGTCGAAAAAGTGGTTTTTGCAGATGATTGGGCATTAAACAATGAAGAAGTAACAGCTACAATCCAATCTCACTTAACAGATGACCGGGTGTTCGGAATTATGTCCCACTATGAAGTGAGCGACTTTTATCCAGCAGAAAAACTTGCTGAAATTCAAGCGGAAATTGCTGCTACTAAAGGGTTAGTTGTGGTTTACGGGACTGGCGCAACTGTTATAGCACCAACACCAGACATTCTTATTTATGCTGATTTAGCTCGATGGGAGATTCAGTGCCGCTACCGCGGAGAAAATAAACCTAACTGGAAAGCAGACAATGCCGGTGAAGATGCGCTTCGTAAGTTCAAGCGTGGTTATTTCTTCGAGTGGCGCATGGCTGATCGGCAAAAGAAAAAGCTTTATCAACAAGTAGATTTCTTACTTGATACCAATAAAAAAAATGAGCCAAAAATGGTGCGCGGAGAAGATTATCGAAATGGCTTGAATCAAGTTTCCAAGGCCCCTTTTAGAGTAGTTCCTTACTTTGATGCAAGTGTATGGGGAGGTCAGTGGATGAAGAATAACTTTGGGCTTGATCCTGCAGCTGATAATTACGGCTGGGCATTTGACGGCGTTCCAGAAGAAAATAGTTTATACATGCGATTTGGAGATATTCGGATTGAAGTTCCGTCTACCAATGTAGTAAACCATTTTCCGAATGAATTACTTGGGCCAAAAGTACATAGCCGTTTCGGTACGGAATTCCCGATTCGTTTCGACTATCTCGATACAGTGGGTGGAGGGAATTTAAGTCTGCAAGTCCATCCATTAGTAGAGTATGCGCAAGATAAGTTCGGTATCCATTATACCCAAGATGAAAGTTATTATATTTTAGAAGCAGATAACGACTCTACCGTGTATCTTGGAACAAAAGAAGGTACAACAAAAGAAGCGATTATGACAGATTTAGAAAAAGCCGCTGAAGGAAATTACCGTTTTCCCGATGAAAAATATATTAATGTCTTCCCTGTAAAAAAACATGACCATATTTTAATTCCAGCTGGGACGATTCATTGTGGTGGTCCAAGTACCGTCGTCCTAGAAATTAGTGCAACTCCTTATATCTTCACGTTTAAATTATGGGACTGGGAACGCACTGGACTCGATGGCATGCCTCGCCCTGTTCATTTAGAGCACGGCAGAGAAAATTTACAGCTTGACCGCGACACCAAATGGGTAAAAGACAACTTAATAAACCAATTTGAAACATTACATGAAGATAACGATTCAAAAGTAGAGCGCACTGGTTTGCATGAATTAGAATTTATTGAAACCCACCGCCACTGGTTTAAAGAAACGGTTACCGTCCATACAAACGATAGCGTCAATATGCTCAATTTGGTAGAAGGAGAAAGTGCTGTCGTTGAAAGTATTGACGACTCTTTCGCACCGTTTGAAGTGCATTATGGAGAAACATTTATCGTTCCTGCGATTGTCGGAACTTATCAAATCAGAAATACGAGCGATAATGAAGAAGTGGCTGTTATTCAAGCTTTTGTACGTAATTTATAA
- a CDS encoding DUF1361 domain-containing protein, which produces MTKAIWTCRAFLLGYFLVLHFTADTYTFLILNVGLAYIPFEIAVFLTKKPRVWWIFWPLGIVWLVFFPNAPYLLTDLLHLQRLEIYGAEGILSTAPWLWRHFTYIIVGVFFGLFIGFWSFAKMLAEIRRRFNWTSLLSYQLLLIGLILLSSYAIYIGRFSRLHSIHLLTQPIDSLQIMFSVFHWPFWNFVFYFSIIQYVIYTLFSRFSSSLKN; this is translated from the coding sequence ATGACGAAAGCAATTTGGACTTGCCGAGCGTTCTTACTCGGATACTTTCTTGTGCTGCATTTCACTGCAGATACTTACACTTTTCTAATTTTAAATGTCGGGCTTGCTTATATACCTTTCGAAATAGCAGTATTTCTCACAAAAAAACCTCGCGTCTGGTGGATTTTTTGGCCACTAGGTATTGTTTGGCTAGTATTTTTCCCAAATGCACCGTATCTTTTAACTGATTTACTTCATTTACAACGTTTAGAAATATACGGGGCAGAAGGAATACTTTCAACAGCACCTTGGTTATGGCGACATTTCACTTATATTATCGTCGGTGTGTTCTTTGGATTATTTATTGGATTCTGGTCTTTCGCAAAAATGCTTGCAGAAATAAGAAGACGATTTAATTGGACTAGTTTACTAAGTTATCAATTACTTTTGATAGGATTAATTTTGTTATCTAGTTATGCGATATACATTGGACGGTTCTCTCGTTTACACTCCATCCATTTACTTACGCAGCCAATTGACTCATTGCAAATTATGTTTAGTGTTTTTCACTGGCCATTTTGGAATTTTGTGTTTTACTTTTCGATTATCCAATATGTAATTTATACGCTATTTAGCAGGTTTTCTAGCTCACTAAAAAACTAA
- a CDS encoding ABC transporter permease, producing the protein MSKFWVITKQVYKRRVKTKSFLISLLFPVLIAALIAGIPKMVDYFDSSSDITKLAVLAEDPVFAKSLAADKNHFKVNTDIKDKKSAQSALKDGKIDGFVTITQEDDSVSAVYTTQETAGQDTITRLTEDLTATKIAEKAAAYKITNEQLQSITSPVSVTNDLESNNQLTNHEKDVMSAAVLILTLVIFIFVMSYANIVASEIATEKGTRIMEVILSSVSATTHLFAKLTAIIFMLLTQIGFYIVCGAIVLIAGRNTEMVQNVLDQIAVFPAYYLVLNLLFVILGLLLYILLAAMIGSMVPNVETVAQFIYPMTILAIIGYWGSIAAANAPDNMLVIIGSYIPTFSPMMMLARMDLLSVSTIGIFSSLAILLASVVGAFFLTVRLYQGNVLLYSNDGLWKTWKTSLSYAKRK; encoded by the coding sequence ATGAGTAAATTTTGGGTGATTACGAAGCAAGTTTACAAAAGACGCGTGAAAACAAAATCATTTTTAATTTCACTACTTTTTCCCGTTTTAATCGCCGCGCTCATCGCTGGTATTCCGAAAATGGTCGACTATTTTGACTCAAGTAGTGATATTACAAAGCTTGCGGTACTTGCAGAAGACCCTGTTTTTGCCAAATCTTTGGCTGCTGATAAAAATCATTTCAAAGTAAATACGGACATTAAAGACAAAAAATCCGCCCAGTCTGCTCTGAAAGACGGTAAGATAGACGGATTTGTCACGATTACACAGGAAGATGATTCAGTAAGTGCCGTTTATACAACGCAAGAAACAGCTGGTCAAGATACTATTACACGTTTAACCGAAGACCTTACAGCTACCAAAATCGCTGAAAAAGCGGCCGCTTATAAAATCACCAATGAACAATTGCAATCTATTACATCTCCTGTTTCGGTAACCAATGATTTAGAATCCAACAATCAGTTAACAAACCACGAAAAAGATGTGATGAGCGCCGCTGTCCTGATTTTAACACTAGTTATTTTTATTTTCGTGATGAGTTATGCAAACATTGTTGCTTCTGAAATAGCTACAGAAAAAGGCACGCGCATCATGGAAGTCATTTTGTCCAGTGTTTCTGCGACAACTCACTTATTTGCCAAATTGACTGCGATAATTTTTATGCTTTTAACACAAATTGGGTTTTACATCGTTTGTGGAGCTATCGTCCTGATTGCTGGCAGAAACACCGAAATGGTTCAAAATGTCTTAGATCAAATTGCTGTTTTCCCAGCGTACTACCTTGTGCTAAATTTACTATTTGTTATTTTAGGTTTGTTGTTGTACATTTTACTCGCAGCAATGATTGGTTCGATGGTCCCGAATGTCGAAACTGTAGCCCAGTTTATTTATCCAATGACAATTCTTGCAATTATCGGCTACTGGGGATCCATTGCAGCAGCGAACGCGCCAGATAATATGTTAGTTATCATCGGTTCGTATATTCCGACATTCTCGCCAATGATGATGCTAGCCCGAATGGACTTACTTTCCGTTTCGACTATCGGCATCTTTAGCTCCCTCGCTATTTTACTCGCAAGCGTTGTTGGTGCATTCTTCCTCACAGTTCGTCTTTATCAAGGAAATGTGCTACTTTACAGCAATGACGGTTTATGGAAAACTTGGAAAACCTCGCTATCTTACGCAAAAAGAAAATAA
- a CDS encoding LysR substrate-binding domain-containing protein, translated as MDEALRTYIRVVELQSFTKAAEELHISQPAVSLQLKKLEEIYETELIYRQAKKFILTATGEILYHRAKQLEGLYKQVEDEISLYHHHLKGRLRIGASFTIGEYFLPEVIAKFHALYPDITIELIIENTAKIADKVELLQVDTGLIEGQVSKKDLEISAFSDDEMCIVGRADGSLTEIEQGATWIAREEGSGTREYLDHVLSTNGWNVAEKVVAWSNMAVKQMVLEGMGYTVISKCVVQTEITSGKLQTFNEAGSLMRKFSVLKNRQRLENRIAETFLTFLKENQ; from the coding sequence ATGGATGAGGCATTAAGAACATATATCCGAGTAGTAGAATTGCAAAGTTTTACAAAAGCAGCTGAAGAATTACACATTTCGCAACCCGCTGTATCGTTGCAATTAAAGAAATTAGAAGAGATTTATGAAACAGAGCTTATTTACAGGCAGGCTAAAAAGTTTATTTTAACAGCAACAGGAGAAATTTTATATCACCGTGCCAAGCAATTAGAAGGTCTATATAAACAAGTGGAAGATGAAATAAGTTTATATCACCATCATTTAAAAGGTCGACTTCGAATTGGTGCTAGTTTTACGATAGGAGAGTATTTTTTGCCAGAAGTGATTGCGAAATTTCATGCCCTTTATCCGGATATTACAATAGAACTAATCATTGAAAATACCGCGAAAATTGCTGACAAAGTGGAACTTCTTCAAGTGGACACAGGGCTTATTGAAGGTCAGGTAAGTAAGAAAGATTTGGAGATAAGTGCTTTTTCGGATGATGAGATGTGTATCGTTGGTCGAGCAGACGGTTCACTTACCGAAATCGAACAAGGAGCAACTTGGATTGCGCGAGAAGAAGGCTCAGGAACGCGTGAATATTTGGATCATGTATTAAGTACCAATGGCTGGAATGTTGCTGAAAAAGTTGTTGCTTGGAGTAATATGGCGGTCAAACAAATGGTTCTTGAAGGAATGGGCTACACCGTTATTTCTAAGTGTGTTGTTCAAACAGAAATTACATCAGGAAAACTGCAGACGTTTAATGAGGCTGGTAGCTTAATGCGGAAGTTTTCGGTACTAAAAAACAGACAAAGACTTGAAAATCGAATTGCTGAAACCTTTTTAACATTTTTAAAGGAAAACCAGTAA